From the genome of Mesorhizobium japonicum MAFF 303099, one region includes:
- a CDS encoding ABC transporter substrate-binding protein yields the protein MQTSHSRTTKRSSGRSFGLRSLVLAVFFLLSLAPAYAANDVLRIPYVADVGTFDPDNGFETGAISAIDSVYEGLVEYVPGSTKVVGRLAKSWEISDDGLTYTFHLVDGVKFHDGTPFNAAAVIKSFERRRDHGLIFSYSLANVKEMRAADTSTVVLTLVHPQPSLLDALSSPWGPKVISPVALDEHDNGNSATTWLNEHAVGTGPFKLAEFKRGQRYVLERNDDYWGKKPFFRQIQISVVPDISQQILQLQAGTIDAVPLNYPFEQLTSLPEGLEITTAPSMVPYALFVKPDSPLQDAEVRKAVLTAINPALWIKDAFGEFATLSRSVYPNVMLDPANPIRFPTEFDAARAAIAKHGPVKLVIGLHSAAPTYSRIADLMIAQLASIGVKATAYVLPSGAAYTLKDDKNPPDLLLTIASPDAAHPESQAKVFFAKGGALNFFGRVLPEADSIVDQAGQLTDVKERNALYERAGQMYFDAGIVIPLVNVNDVVVHAKGLKDLGLRPVDPPGNIDFATVRWGP from the coding sequence ATGCAGACCTCCCACTCTCGCACGACGAAGCGGTCCTCCGGGCGGAGCTTCGGCTTGCGGAGCTTGGTACTAGCCGTCTTTTTCCTCCTTTCGTTGGCGCCCGCCTACGCCGCCAACGATGTGTTGCGTATTCCTTACGTCGCGGATGTCGGCACATTCGACCCGGACAATGGATTTGAGACCGGCGCGATCAGCGCGATCGACAGCGTCTACGAAGGGCTTGTCGAATACGTGCCGGGTTCGACCAAGGTCGTTGGCCGGCTGGCCAAAAGCTGGGAAATCTCGGACGACGGGCTGACTTACACCTTCCACCTGGTCGACGGTGTCAAGTTCCATGATGGCACGCCTTTCAATGCTGCCGCAGTCATAAAGTCTTTCGAGCGCCGCCGAGACCATGGTCTGATCTTCAGTTACTCGTTGGCTAACGTAAAGGAAATGCGGGCGGCCGACACTTCCACGGTCGTGCTCACACTTGTCCATCCTCAGCCATCGCTTTTGGATGCGCTATCCAGCCCGTGGGGACCCAAGGTCATCAGTCCGGTTGCACTTGACGAACATGACAACGGCAACTCCGCGACGACCTGGCTCAACGAGCATGCGGTTGGCACCGGCCCGTTCAAATTGGCAGAATTTAAGCGCGGTCAGCGCTACGTGCTTGAACGCAATGACGACTACTGGGGCAAAAAACCGTTCTTCAGGCAGATCCAGATTTCGGTTGTGCCCGATATCAGCCAGCAGATCCTTCAATTGCAGGCGGGGACGATCGACGCGGTGCCGCTCAACTATCCATTCGAGCAACTCACCAGCCTGCCCGAGGGTCTGGAGATCACCACAGCTCCGAGCATGGTACCGTACGCTCTCTTCGTTAAGCCGGACTCGCCGCTCCAAGATGCGGAAGTCCGAAAAGCCGTTTTGACGGCGATCAACCCGGCGCTTTGGATCAAGGACGCTTTCGGAGAGTTCGCGACCCTGTCAAGGTCGGTCTATCCTAATGTCATGCTGGACCCGGCGAATCCGATCCGGTTCCCGACCGAATTCGACGCGGCGAGGGCCGCGATAGCGAAACATGGCCCGGTAAAATTGGTCATTGGCCTTCACAGCGCGGCCCCAACCTACAGCCGCATCGCCGATCTGATGATAGCACAGCTGGCCTCGATCGGCGTAAAGGCAACTGCTTATGTGCTGCCCTCCGGCGCTGCTTACACCTTGAAGGATGACAAGAACCCTCCGGATTTGCTACTCACGATCGCGAGCCCGGACGCCGCTCATCCGGAAAGCCAGGCCAAGGTGTTCTTCGCGAAAGGCGGTGCCCTCAACTTTTTTGGCCGGGTCTTGCCAGAAGCCGATTCCATCGTGGATCAGGCTGGACAGTTGACCGACGTCAAGGAACGCAACGCTCTCTACGAGAGGGCGGGACAGATGTATTTTGATGCCGGCATCGTCATCCCGCTGGTCAACGTCAACGACGTGGTTGTCCACGCCAAGGGTCTGAAGGACCTTGGACTTCGCCCTGTTGATCCGCCCGGTAACATCGACTTCGCCACCGTTCGCTGGGGACCCTGA
- a CDS encoding MASE1 domain-containing protein — protein MTTASNSLGETNSEAAPALKDDLDRSEPGSQGDTRPLVAVELARSREYSTADLEANRRSYLWSSRPRILHLGLFVTAYVLAAGFAQALAVVPGTGISIWPPSGLFIATLVIAPTRSWPWWVIAGLLGELFSSALWFHNSLPVALLIYSGNALEAITGAWLVNLACRRPVRLETLQEVLAFVLLAAGLAPFASATVGSATLAWFGVQSFATAWPLWWIGDATGVLIVAPLAVVVFQNLRGKTRLSGGQWMEAGVLGLIFLSVSTLSLSGYLPFAYIVMPPLLWAAVRFEFKGAAVTLTLLALITAIFTISGASQFISDPQSQKHSQIMLQLFLAISAFSALIVAAISRQHQQAVLTLRESQRQLQQMIDALPVRVWSATPAGEPLYFNKRYQDHFRSVIRNFESLRTPSIDGLVHGLAHPEDAPEVQRTLRACFESGSAAVMRFRLLEKDGAYRWSECRVEPRRDDDGAVAEWYGVSVDIDDEVRAQQALRERERELSQLVDMVPVQIRRLTPEGNPTFFNKRLLDFFGLNDLAQLDKPGMSRLAAAITSLVHPEDTARLLETVRHSLATGEPYSTKYRMRRADGAYRWVDGRGEPVRDQSGAIVQWFAISIDVDDEMRLYSDLAEREAKIRRLVDSDIIGIVIWDLDGRLIDANDAFLRMVQCDRADLQAGLRWFDMTPPEWQEVHAREEAEELKATGKMQAREKEFFRKDGSRIPVLIGAACFEGQSKQGVAYILDLTERKRAEAAQVRAEEALRRASEELARAMNAASLAELSASIAHEVNQPLAAVVANSNACERWLMAEPPNVQRAQKIVGRIIRDANSAADVVSRIRALFKQSLDARLDTTLGGVVDQARTLMAEEAARSRVPINIDVERDLPVIALDRVQIQQVLVNLMRNGIEAMDGVGDPKSLAVRVHRVGDAIQTEVSDWGPGVEQLDRMFEPFFTTKEQGMGMGLAISRSIVESHGGRLWVEKNEPRGATFIFTLPVETEKAP, from the coding sequence ATGACGACAGCATCCAACTCGTTGGGCGAAACCAATTCGGAAGCGGCGCCCGCTCTGAAAGATGACCTCGACCGATCCGAACCCGGATCGCAAGGAGATACTCGACCTCTTGTGGCGGTGGAACTGGCTCGGTCCCGCGAGTATTCCACTGCCGACCTCGAGGCGAACAGGAGATCCTACCTCTGGTCATCCCGCCCTCGGATTCTGCACCTGGGACTCTTTGTTACGGCCTACGTGTTAGCCGCCGGATTTGCGCAGGCGCTCGCAGTCGTGCCCGGGACAGGAATCTCGATTTGGCCTCCCAGTGGGCTATTCATTGCGACACTTGTCATCGCGCCCACCCGAAGCTGGCCGTGGTGGGTGATCGCCGGTCTCTTGGGGGAACTATTCAGCAGCGCGTTATGGTTCCACAATTCCCTGCCTGTCGCCCTGCTGATCTACAGCGGCAACGCTCTTGAAGCGATCACCGGTGCGTGGCTCGTGAACTTGGCCTGCCGGCGTCCAGTTCGGCTCGAGACGTTGCAGGAGGTTCTCGCATTTGTCCTGCTGGCCGCAGGCCTTGCGCCGTTCGCGAGCGCGACGGTGGGGAGTGCTACGCTTGCCTGGTTCGGCGTGCAATCCTTCGCGACTGCTTGGCCGCTATGGTGGATCGGCGACGCTACTGGGGTGTTGATCGTAGCGCCCCTGGCAGTGGTCGTGTTCCAGAACTTGCGCGGGAAGACCCGGCTCTCTGGCGGGCAGTGGATGGAAGCGGGTGTTCTTGGTCTGATCTTCCTCTCTGTCTCCACGCTCTCGCTGAGTGGCTATCTACCTTTCGCCTACATCGTCATGCCGCCGCTGCTTTGGGCCGCCGTCCGCTTCGAGTTCAAGGGGGCCGCCGTCACCTTGACCCTTCTCGCCCTGATCACGGCGATATTCACGATATCCGGCGCCAGCCAATTTATCAGCGATCCGCAGTCCCAGAAACATAGCCAGATCATGCTGCAGCTGTTTCTTGCCATCTCGGCGTTCTCGGCGCTGATCGTGGCGGCCATATCGCGCCAGCATCAGCAAGCAGTGCTCACATTGCGGGAAAGCCAGCGGCAGCTGCAGCAGATGATTGACGCACTTCCGGTCCGCGTCTGGAGCGCCACCCCTGCGGGCGAGCCGTTGTACTTCAACAAACGCTACCAGGACCATTTCCGCTCCGTTATTCGGAACTTCGAATCTCTGCGGACGCCGTCTATCGACGGATTGGTGCACGGGCTAGCCCATCCCGAAGATGCGCCCGAAGTGCAGCGGACACTGCGGGCCTGTTTCGAAAGCGGCAGCGCCGCTGTCATGCGGTTTCGCCTACTTGAGAAGGACGGCGCTTATCGCTGGTCCGAGTGCAGGGTAGAGCCTCGCCGCGATGACGATGGAGCCGTCGCAGAGTGGTATGGCGTTTCTGTGGATATAGACGATGAGGTGCGAGCGCAGCAGGCGCTTAGAGAGCGTGAGCGCGAGCTGTCACAGCTAGTGGACATGGTTCCAGTCCAGATTCGGCGTCTGACGCCGGAAGGCAATCCGACCTTCTTCAACAAGCGCCTGCTCGACTTCTTCGGTTTGAACGACCTAGCGCAGCTAGACAAGCCGGGTATGAGTCGGCTAGCGGCAGCGATCACGTCCCTCGTGCATCCTGAAGATACCGCTCGCCTTCTGGAGACGGTGCGGCACTCCCTTGCCACCGGGGAGCCATACTCAACAAAGTACCGTATGCGTCGCGCGGACGGCGCGTATCGGTGGGTCGATGGTCGAGGCGAACCGGTTCGGGATCAAAGCGGAGCGATAGTTCAGTGGTTTGCGATCTCCATCGACGTCGACGACGAGATGCGCCTCTATAGCGACCTTGCAGAGCGAGAAGCCAAGATTCGACGGTTGGTCGATTCCGATATCATTGGGATCGTTATTTGGGACCTGGATGGGCGGCTGATAGACGCCAATGACGCCTTTCTACGGATGGTCCAGTGCGACCGAGCGGATTTGCAGGCGGGGCTTCGATGGTTCGACATGACGCCTCCGGAATGGCAAGAAGTGCATGCCCGGGAGGAAGCAGAAGAACTGAAGGCCACGGGCAAAATGCAGGCCCGGGAGAAGGAGTTTTTCAGGAAGGATGGTAGCCGGATTCCCGTATTGATCGGCGCTGCCTGCTTCGAAGGACAGTCTAAGCAAGGGGTTGCCTACATTCTTGATCTGACAGAACGCAAGCGTGCGGAGGCCGCGCAGGTGCGCGCCGAAGAAGCGCTGCGACGAGCCTCCGAAGAGCTCGCCCGTGCGATGAACGCCGCGAGCCTCGCCGAACTCTCGGCTTCCATCGCGCATGAGGTGAACCAGCCTTTGGCGGCGGTCGTAGCGAACTCTAATGCATGCGAGCGCTGGCTCATGGCCGAACCGCCCAATGTCCAACGCGCGCAGAAGATCGTGGGACGAATTATCCGCGACGCAAACAGCGCCGCCGATGTGGTGAGCCGAATTCGCGCGTTGTTCAAGCAGTCTTTGGATGCGCGGCTTGACACGACGCTTGGCGGTGTCGTCGACCAAGCGCGCACTCTCATGGCCGAGGAGGCGGCGAGAAGTCGCGTGCCCATCAACATCGATGTCGAGAGGGATCTACCGGTCATTGCGCTGGATCGCGTCCAGATCCAGCAGGTACTGGTAAATCTGATGCGCAATGGCATCGAAGCAATGGATGGGGTCGGCGACCCCAAGTCTCTCGCGGTGCGCGTGCACCGGGTGGGGGATGCGATCCAAACGGAGGTCAGCGATTGGGGCCCGGGTGTCGAACAACTCGATAGGATGTTCGAACCGTTCTTCACAACGAAGGAGCAAGGGATGGGCATGGGACTGGCGATCAGCCGGTCGATTGTCGAGTCGCATGGTGGGCGGCTCTGGGTCGAAAAGAACGAACCG